The Gemmatimonas sp. DNA window TCGGATGTGTACGTGCACCGGCGTCTTCGCACGTGCCGCGACACGGAAGACGTCGAGCAGCTCCGCATGAGACGCCGACGGCGTGTACGTGAAGCCGGCACCGACGCTCACGGCCCCCGCATCGAGTCCGGCTTGGATCCGTCGCGCGATCTCCTGCGTCTCCGCCGCCGTGGCGACGTGATACGCGCCTGGCCCAACGGGCATCACGGTGCCCGAGTCGCCCAGCACCGCCATGCGCACCTTGATGTGGCCGATGCTCACGCCGTAGTTGATCCGCTGGCCGGGCGCACGGGCCGCGTACCACGCCGCGATATCGGCCGTGCCGAGTTCGAGCTCGAAGGACGACGTCACGCCATCGAGCGCCTGAAAGCGATACGTCTCCGCCGTCTGCCCATGCGCGTGCACATCGATGAAGCCGGGGGCCACCACGAGCCCCCTCGCCGCAATCGTGTCCCGTCCACGGATGGTGCCTGTCGTGACGGCCGCGATGCGGCCCGCCCGGAGGCCGAGATTGCGGACGGCGTGCAATCCGGTGGCGGGATCCATCACCGTCCCCCCGAGGATGACGCGGTCGTAGGTGGTCGTTGATTGGGCCTGCAGTCCCATCGCCGAAAGAGCCAACGTTGCAATGGCGAACCGAATCGAGGGTGCGGACACGTTTTCGGGCTCGTCTTTCTAGAGGGATCAAACACACTCGCGCACGCGCGCGAGTCAGTCGGGGTGTCTAACGCTTGGTTGTGCTGCGGCCGCTTTCACAAAATGCAGGTGGGCGGCCGCGCCGTACCTCAAGGTACGATGAAGCGCGGCCGCCCACCTGCTTCGTTGACGCGGCCGACTGTACCAACCTCCGTTAGGTTCGCGCGGGTGCGCTACCCAGCGGCCGCGATTGGCCCCATCACGAAAATGGTGTTGCCGAAGGGATCTTCAAGGTCGAACGTCCGCGCGCCCCAGTCCTCGTCGTGCGGCGGGCGGCGAAGCGGCACGCGACCGTTCCACTCGCGGAAGTACTGATCGGCGTCCGCGACCTCGAGTGACACGCACGCGTTGCGTCCGTGCCCCTCCATCGGGCAATCGAGCGTGATCGCGATGCTCCCGCGCGCGACGCCGAGCAAGCCCGTGCGCCCGTCCTCGCTGGCCTCGAACGTGGGTGTGAATCCGAGCTTGTCCACGTAGAACTCGCGCGCGCGGCGTAGGTCATCGACCGGGAGCACAGGGACTGCG harbors:
- a CDS encoding glyoxalase superfamily protein, producing MPMERAVPVLPVDDLRRAREFYVDKLGFTPTFEASEDGRTGLLGVARGSIAITLDCPMEGHGRNACVSLEVADADQYFREWNGRVPLRRPPHDEDWGARTFDLEDPFGNTIFVMGPIAAAG